The window TTGTGGTGCCCGGCGGCGTCACGGTCACTGTTGCCGACAAACGGGTCTCGGCCAAGGGGCCGAAAGGTGAGCTGTCACTGGAGTTACCACCCTCGCTGACCTGCACGGTGCAGGATGGACAGGTGGTGGTGGCTGCGGATCCAAATGCGCCACAGGCCAGGCCGCTTCACGGGCTGTTCCGGACCCTGATCGCCAACATGATCGTGGGCGTCACCGAGGGATTCCAGAAGCGCTTAGAAGTGGTGGGCGTGGGCTACCGGGCCGAGGTGGTGAACAACCGCCTGAAGCTGCAGTTGGGCTATTCCCACCCCATCGTGTTCATACCGCCGGCAGGGATCACCTTTGAGGCGCCGACGCCCACCAGTATTGTCGTGAAAGGGATCGACAAGGCATTGGTGGGTCAGGTTGCCGCCAAGGTGCGCTCCTTCAAGCCACCTGAACCGTACAAGGGCAAGGGGATTCGCTACGAAGGGGAGCAGGTGCGGAAGAAGGAAGGCAAGAGCGCCGGACGATGACGGTGAGATGACAGACAGCGGACAGCAGAAGAAACGCAAGTGAGCGATGAAGAACTCGACTTTCAAAGCAGAGGCGCGGGCACGCAAGAAGAAGCGGATTCGTAAACGGGTGCATGGCACCAGCGAACGGCCGCGCCTGGTGGTCTTTCGCAGTAACCGGCACATCTATGCCCAGTTGGTAGACGACACCACCCACCGTGTCTTGACCGGTGTGTCCAGCCTCACCGAGGCTCTTCGACCGGCGGTCAAAGAGGCCAAGAGCAAGGTTGAGGTTGCAAGGGCGGTCGGCAAAGGTATTGCCGAGAAAGCCAAGGAGCTCAAGATTACCAAGGTGGTTTTCGATCGAGGTGGGTACTTGTACCACGGCCGGGTGAAGGCGCTGGCTGACGGCGCGCGCGAGGGAGGACTGCAGTTCTGAGGCCCGGCAGAGGCGGCGCAAGTGATGGCGAACCCGCAAACAGCAGGAGTAGAGCTTGGAGCGCATCAACCCAAGTGAACTGGAAC of the Calditrichota bacterium genome contains:
- the rplF gene encoding 50S ribosomal protein L6, with protein sequence MSRVGRVPIVVPGGVTVTVADKRVSAKGPKGELSLELPPSLTCTVQDGQVVVAADPNAPQARPLHGLFRTLIANMIVGVTEGFQKRLEVVGVGYRAEVVNNRLKLQLGYSHPIVFIPPAGITFEAPTPTSIVVKGIDKALVGQVAAKVRSFKPPEPYKGKGIRYEGEQVRKKEGKSAGR
- a CDS encoding 50S ribosomal protein L18, whose protein sequence is MKNSTFKAEARARKKKRIRKRVHGTSERPRLVVFRSNRHIYAQLVDDTTHRVLTGVSSLTEALRPAVKEAKSKVEVARAVGKGIAEKAKELKITKVVFDRGGYLYHGRVKALADGAREGGLQF